A region of Gemmatimonadaceae bacterium DNA encodes the following proteins:
- the dnaN gene encoding DNA polymerase III subunit beta, giving the protein MRLTISREKLQEALVAVSAAVPTKTTLPVLGNLLLETTERGLRISGTDLDISVSMEVAAEVEVSGGITVPARKLSDIVRELPPSPVKLATSGEQRMTLECGKTKFRLFGLPRDEFPAFPTVDFKNAWRLRSAELQKLISHTAFAVSVEESRPILNGVLWEVREDILRMVATNGHRLAKMELPFKGSGKAEFIIPPKALDQVRKLFPADEELEVGRAENHIGFRSPFISVFTRLIEGPYPPYDAVIPRDNDRAAIVGKSELVSALKRMSIVASDQTHRVKLSFNAALLKFSVQTPDLGEGQDEIPIKYNGDPLDIGFNGVYLLEILRYMPTEEVRLTFKHAERAATMEPEGWQDSANYMCLVMPLRLVD; this is encoded by the coding sequence ATGCGTCTGACAATCAGTCGTGAGAAGCTTCAGGAGGCTCTGGTTGCGGTGTCAGCTGCGGTACCTACAAAGACTACCCTTCCAGTCCTGGGCAATCTCCTGCTGGAGACAACGGAACGAGGATTACGTATATCCGGGACAGATCTGGATATCAGTGTCTCAATGGAAGTTGCAGCAGAGGTAGAAGTGTCCGGCGGTATAACGGTTCCTGCTCGGAAGCTCAGCGACATTGTGCGGGAACTACCACCAAGTCCTGTGAAGCTTGCTACATCCGGTGAACAACGGATGACGCTTGAATGCGGGAAGACAAAGTTTCGTCTGTTCGGGTTGCCTCGAGATGAGTTTCCGGCGTTTCCGACGGTGGATTTCAAGAATGCCTGGAGGCTTCGAAGTGCTGAACTTCAGAAGCTGATATCACATACAGCATTTGCTGTCTCCGTTGAAGAGAGCCGACCGATTCTAAACGGAGTGCTCTGGGAGGTTCGTGAAGACATTCTGCGTATGGTTGCTACCAACGGACATCGTCTGGCGAAAATGGAACTTCCGTTCAAGGGCAGTGGAAAGGCGGAGTTCATTATTCCACCCAAGGCTCTTGACCAGGTCCGCAAACTATTTCCTGCCGATGAGGAGCTCGAAGTTGGCAGAGCAGAGAATCATATAGGCTTTCGGAGCCCCTTCATCTCGGTCTTCACGCGTTTGATTGAGGGCCCATACCCGCCGTATGATGCGGTCATTCCTCGAGACAATGATCGCGCGGCGATTGTTGGTAAGAGTGAGCTGGTAAGCGCGCTCAAGCGTATGTCGATCGTTGCTTCAGATCAGACACATCGTGTCAAACTCTCATTTAACGCCGCATTGCTGAAATTCTCGGTACAGACACCAGACCTTGGTGAAGGTCAGGACGAGATCCCTATCAAGTACAATGGTGATCCACTTGATATCGGCTTCAATGGCGTCTATTTGCTGGAGATTCTGCGCTACATGCCAACCGAGGAGGTCAGGCTGACGTTCAAGCATGCTGAACGTGCAGCAACGATGGAGCCAGAGGGCTGGCAGGACTCAGCGAACTACATGTGTTTGGTGATGCCCTTGCGTCTGGTGGACTGA
- the yidC gene encoding membrane protein insertase YidC, giving the protein MERRTVVALLLVLGVILVTPKLFPSTRPRAAAPVSAATPNLESNTPAGQGSAGATAPTTAPVNPNPAISIPRTDSVLLSGSPAANAEDVVVDGPLSNLEFSTAGGSLQLVELKGYAALDKSNRHVSLSAGRTPILSFRVVADGDTVALANHVLAVARTRKASGQDVVSFSGQAGPHAVRISYEIIPDSFLLRVTGGVNGPESKGAFVLVEMPETLDSFEADTNADHGSLAYAIKAGDRGAEGVTFRSLDPGERKIIPGPITWAAAKNKYFIVGLLPDSGNQQFVEAQVTGGARTSRTPTRAHGTLVARPTAEGSFAFDLYAGPQQYQRLAALGRDFENSNPYGGWLQGVVQPFATIVMKILLWMKATLGWSYGALLVLFGVAVRLLMWPLNQGAMRTTMKMQRIQPELNAIQTKYKSDPQKLQSEMMRVYKDHNMSPFSAFAGCLPILLPMPILFALFFVFQNTIEFRGVPFLWLTDISLKDPYYIVPLLMGVSMFVLSWIGLRNSPPNPQAKMMAYVMPVMMTVLFANFASGLNLYYAVQNVAALPQQWLIANERSKAARK; this is encoded by the coding sequence ATGGAACGACGTACCGTAGTCGCGCTGCTTCTCGTGCTCGGGGTAATTCTCGTGACCCCGAAGCTGTTTCCATCAACCCGACCACGCGCGGCAGCACCTGTCTCTGCTGCGACCCCGAACCTGGAGAGCAACACTCCTGCGGGACAGGGCAGTGCAGGTGCCACTGCTCCAACCACTGCACCGGTAAACCCAAACCCGGCCATCTCCATTCCTCGGACTGACTCGGTTCTCCTCTCCGGGAGCCCGGCAGCAAACGCTGAGGATGTCGTGGTTGACGGTCCGCTGTCGAATCTCGAGTTCAGTACAGCTGGGGGGTCATTGCAGTTGGTCGAATTGAAAGGCTATGCAGCTCTCGACAAGAGCAATCGACATGTGAGTCTTTCAGCTGGGCGAACCCCAATACTTTCTTTCCGGGTCGTGGCCGATGGGGACACTGTTGCCCTGGCCAACCACGTGCTGGCAGTTGCGCGAACACGGAAGGCATCCGGTCAGGACGTGGTCTCGTTCTCCGGCCAGGCAGGCCCGCACGCCGTTCGTATCAGCTACGAGATCATTCCAGATAGTTTCCTGCTGCGGGTGACCGGTGGTGTCAACGGACCGGAATCAAAGGGTGCATTCGTCCTGGTGGAAATGCCGGAGACCCTGGATTCGTTCGAGGCGGACACCAACGCCGATCACGGAAGCCTGGCCTATGCGATCAAGGCAGGAGATCGTGGCGCGGAGGGCGTCACCTTTCGATCCCTTGATCCGGGGGAACGCAAGATCATCCCCGGGCCCATCACCTGGGCGGCAGCCAAGAACAAGTACTTCATCGTGGGTCTGCTGCCTGATTCAGGGAATCAGCAATTTGTCGAAGCGCAAGTCACTGGTGGTGCACGTACGTCGCGAACACCAACGCGAGCGCACGGCACGCTCGTAGCACGTCCCACGGCTGAGGGGAGCTTTGCCTTTGACCTGTACGCGGGGCCACAGCAGTACCAACGCCTGGCCGCGCTGGGGCGCGACTTCGAGAACTCGAACCCGTACGGTGGTTGGCTACAGGGCGTCGTACAGCCGTTCGCGACCATCGTGATGAAGATCCTGCTGTGGATGAAAGCTACGCTCGGGTGGTCGTACGGCGCGCTGCTCGTGCTCTTTGGGGTCGCGGTGCGACTGCTGATGTGGCCGCTGAACCAGGGCGCCATGCGCACGACCATGAAGATGCAGCGCATTCAGCCCGAGCTGAATGCCATCCAGACGAAGTACAAGAGCGACCCGCAGAAGCTGCAGTCAGAGATGATGCGCGTGTACAAGGATCATAACATGAGCCCGTTCAGCGCATTTGCCGGGTGCCTGCCGATCCTGCTCCCGATGCCGATTCTGTTCGCGCTGTTCTTCGTGTTCCAGAACACGATCGAGTTTCGGGGCGTGCCCTTCCTGTGGCTGACGGATATCTCGCTCAAGGATCCGTACTACATCGTTCCGCTGCTCATGGGCGTGTCGATGTTTGTCCTGTCGTGGATCGGACTACGCAATTCGCCACCGAACCCGCAGGCCAAGATGATGGCGTACGTGATGCCGGTGATGATGACTGTTCTGTTCGCGAATTTTGCGTCCGGGCTCAACCTGTACTATGCGGTGCAGAACGTCGCGGCTCTGCCACAGCAGTGGTTGATTGCGAACGAACGCTCAAAAGCAGCCAGGAAATAG
- the yidD gene encoding membrane protein insertion efficiency factor YidD translates to MRVLLTSIVRGYQLFLGPLLPAACRYYPSCSQYALEALERHGAWRGSLLAIKRIGRCHPFHPGGFDPVP, encoded by the coding sequence ATGCGTGTTCTCCTGACCAGCATCGTGCGGGGCTACCAGCTGTTCCTCGGTCCACTCCTCCCCGCAGCATGCAGGTACTATCCCTCGTGTTCGCAGTATGCGCTTGAAGCACTCGAGCGCCACGGAGCGTGGCGAGGGAGTCTGCTTGCGATCAAGCGTATTGGCAGGTGTCATCCGTTTCATCCGGGTGGATTCGACCCGGTTCCCTGA
- the rnpA gene encoding ribonuclease P protein component, producing the protein MKYPGAARVTRRQDIEHIRKAGRTLRTSALVVRWSPSRFSKMRVGVVVPRFGESAVDRNRLKRRLREHVRSRLLPLGITLDIVLWAQPSAYRLTFDALGAALQRVIDRMDLVSTTRE; encoded by the coding sequence TTGAAGTATCCCGGTGCGGCGAGGGTCACTCGACGCCAGGATATTGAGCACATCCGGAAAGCGGGAAGGACTCTGCGGACCAGCGCGCTGGTCGTTCGCTGGAGTCCTTCCCGCTTTTCGAAAATGCGGGTCGGTGTTGTCGTCCCGCGATTTGGGGAAAGTGCGGTGGATCGGAATCGTCTGAAGCGCCGGCTTCGAGAGCATGTTCGGAGCAGGCTTCTGCCGCTGGGTATCACTCTTGACATCGTGCTTTGGGCGCAGCCCTCCGCCTATCGCCTGACCTTTGACGCCCTGGGCGCGGCACTTCAGCGGGTGATAGACCGTATGGATCTGGTATCCACAACTCGTGAGTGA
- the rpmH gene encoding 50S ribosomal protein L34 translates to MGKPTYRPRNKRRIRKHGFRARMETRWGREVLSRRRKKGRKRLTVKLPSKYAAA, encoded by the coding sequence ATGGGCAAGCCGACATACCGTCCGCGTAACAAGCGACGCATTCGCAAGCACGGATTCCGCGCGCGGATGGAGACCCGATGGGGGCGAGAGGTACTCAGCCGTCGCCGCAAGAAGGGCCGCAAGCGGCTCACGGTGAAGCTGCCGTCAAAGTACGCCGCCGCGTGA
- the dnaA gene encoding chromosomal replication initiator protein DnaA produces the protein MSLTPTEAWDRLLRVARDRVSEQTFRTWLEPAVPHEFKAGRLVVRVADQFAVDWNEKKHAALLTALAPVALGEPCEVMFRADEERQQRTGQIDLFSPSRSSSTPVAIAKPVLSSRYTFDQFVIGTSNEVAAAAAQAVANAPGRMFNPLFIYGATGVGKTHLMQAVAHAINTHDATQRIVYLSTEQFTNEYITAIKSNTMSDFRRKFRETDLLLVDDVHILKGKEATQEEFFHTFNAIYEAGRQIILTSDRPPGDLGGVEARLVSRFQWGMVSDIALPDLELRIAILRKKAELDQLQRTIADDVIRFLAEHIRSNVRELESAVIRLLAYGSLKRREITVALAQEALRDKLRRSTSSNTLEELTPITALRIQETIATQWGVTVDALKSKARTKSLTIPRQAAMYLCRELLGMHLIDIGTAFGNRDHSTVIHSLARASEQLLTDTMFLQRVELAKRALTT, from the coding sequence ATGAGCCTCACTCCAACCGAAGCGTGGGACCGTTTGCTGCGCGTCGCGCGGGACCGGGTGTCGGAACAGACGTTCCGAACATGGCTAGAACCTGCTGTACCACATGAGTTTAAGGCCGGGCGATTAGTGGTAAGAGTGGCCGACCAGTTTGCCGTGGACTGGAACGAAAAGAAGCATGCGGCGCTGCTCACAGCTCTGGCCCCTGTCGCGCTTGGTGAGCCATGTGAAGTCATGTTTCGCGCGGATGAGGAACGCCAGCAGCGAACCGGACAAATTGATTTGTTCTCGCCGTCTCGCTCCTCCTCGACTCCGGTCGCGATCGCGAAGCCTGTACTCAGCAGTCGGTATACGTTCGACCAGTTTGTCATCGGCACAAGCAACGAAGTGGCTGCGGCTGCAGCTCAAGCGGTCGCCAATGCTCCGGGCCGCATGTTCAATCCGTTGTTCATCTATGGGGCAACGGGAGTGGGGAAGACACACCTGATGCAAGCTGTAGCTCATGCAATCAATACACATGACGCAACACAGCGTATCGTCTACTTGTCCACCGAGCAGTTCACCAACGAATACATCACAGCGATCAAGTCCAACACAATGTCGGACTTCCGGAGAAAGTTCCGGGAGACAGATCTGCTACTCGTTGATGACGTACACATCCTCAAAGGAAAGGAAGCAACACAGGAGGAGTTCTTCCACACCTTCAACGCCATCTATGAAGCGGGGCGGCAGATCATTCTCACAAGCGATCGCCCACCTGGTGACCTGGGAGGAGTAGAGGCTCGCCTTGTCTCCCGATTCCAGTGGGGTATGGTTTCAGACATTGCTCTACCCGATCTTGAACTTCGCATCGCTATTCTGCGCAAGAAGGCCGAACTGGATCAACTACAACGCACCATTGCTGATGATGTGATCCGATTCCTGGCTGAACATATCCGATCAAATGTTCGCGAGCTTGAGAGTGCAGTCATCCGACTCCTGGCCTATGGATCTCTCAAGCGTCGAGAGATCACCGTTGCACTGGCTCAAGAAGCGCTCCGCGATAAGCTGCGACGAAGTACCAGCAGCAACACGCTCGAGGAGCTTACTCCCATTACTGCACTACGCATCCAGGAGACCATCGCCACTCAGTGGGGTGTGACGGTTGATGCGCTCAAGTCAAAAGCCCGCACGAAGTCACTAACCATACCACGCCAAGCTGCCATGTATCTCTGCAGAGAGCTTCTGGGAATGCACTTGATCGACATTGGCACAGCTTTTGGTAATCGAGATCATTCAACCGTAATCCACAGTCTCGCTCGAGCATCTGAACAACTTCTTACTGACACCATGTTCCTTCAACGTGTCGAACTGGCAAAACGAGCATTGACCACATGA